The Parus major isolate Abel chromosome 8, Parus_major1.1, whole genome shotgun sequence nucleotide sequence CTACTACTACCACCAccaataataacaataaaaataacaataacaccttaaaaatagcattaagTAACATCTTCCATGAGAACCTGCACGTTCATTAGCACTGGGAGATTGTTAATGTGATTAACCAAAGGATGTATCTTTTGTAGAAAGCCAGTGTTAGATGCACCCATGCTATGATAATAATTTCAAATCTTTTCGGTTTTCAAGATTCCAAGCCAAAAGTGTCTGCAGATTTTGAAGATTTATTATCTGGTCAAGGGTTTAATGCTCACAAGGATAAGAAGGGCCCCAAAACAATAGCTGAgatgagaaaagaagaaatggcaAAGGAGATGGACCCCGAAAAACTAAAAGTAAGCAAAATTCTTGGTGATGTTCTTCCAGTCATTCAATGTCCTCAACAGATTTAAAACTCCAAGGTCACACTTCTGTCCTCAACCAGACCACATCAACAATGGCTTGCTCAGTGTCACttctgggctgcagctcttccacagCACTCCAGCCCTGATTAGCAGGCACAGCTAATTGAACTAATCCTCTGCCTCATTAATCCTGTCTGCTTTGGAATTCTCTCATCTCTCCTCAATAAATTGCCAAACTGCAGATCTCTTATGAAAGGGAAGGGAATTCAGTCTGTCCTGCTCTGTATGTGATACATGAGACCACAAATTGGAATTACAGAAGGAGAGAGAGCTCAGAGggaaagctgcagcacaagCCAAGCAAAGTTCTAGAAAACAGAATGATCCTCTCAAAATTTTCCGGTTTTAGCCTTGTGGGAAGGTTTTAACCTCTGGGAAGTGACAGCAACCATGCTGAACACCACCATCAGCCACAACAGCTGGACAGAGATCAGGCCATGGAGTGGGCAGGAGTTTTCCCAGCTCCCATTTTTATCCCCACAAAAGCTGTGGAGTTGCTGAAGCTCCCAGCTGATTCGGCCTTCCCAATATAATTCTCTTTGCTctgatgcatttttatttcattgggGAGGCTCAGCCTGAATTGTAAAATCTATTTATGCTTTGGttttcacatttacattttaccTTAGCTGAGCTGAGTTTAGGTGTGCAATTAACCTTGCTAAAGCACCAGACAGTTAAACACTTAATTTGTCTTTTGACTATTCCATCAAGCATTACTCAGTGTTTTAGCAGGGATGTTGCTCAAAGTCTGTGTTAACTTTCAAGCAGtgatataaaaattaatgacaaCTAGACAAAGGTTTCCTGAAGGTTTTCTAAAGCATGGAAAGAAATTGAAGATGCTCCTCAGGGACACAGCTATTCAAATGAAGAAACTTTATCCTGGTGGAATATCTAATGAGAGGCATAAATAGAGACTTACCCTCCTTTCTGCAGGTCCTGGAGTGGATcgaagggaaggagaggaataTCAGGGCACTGTTGTCCACCATGCACACggtgctgtgggcaggggagaCCAAGTGGAAGCCTGTGAGTATGGCAGACCTGGTGACTCCAGAGCAGGTGAAGAAGGTGTACAGGCGGGCTGTGCTCGTCGTTCACCCCGACAAGGTAAGGCCGGGCTGCCTCCACCTCGAGGGGAAACTGTCGGCGTTGATTAGGAACTCTTGGATGGGATCACTGGGTTTATTGGGCAAACAGCTCTGTAGAAAGTGGGAGCTCATGATTTCTGCTGGTTTCGGAGAAGTTGAGAACTCTGaactcatccctggaagtgttcaaggccaggttggagcaacctgggatagtggaggGTGTCGCTGCCCATGGAATCACTTTAAGGTgcctcccaacccaaaccagtcagGGGTTTTGTGAAACCACTGCCAGCCCCAAGACTGTGCCTGGAACCTGCTGCTTcaagcagcagaaattcagaGCTTTTGTCACCCTCACTGACtctcagctcagctgtgctgctggaccACAGTTCCTGCTAAAGGAGATCCAAACCCAACTCCTCCAATGGAACCATCAGGTTGTGTGATTGCCCAGCTCGTGGCTggtgctctggctgctgccactTGCTGACCCGGGAGCAACAGCTCCATCTGGGACACCCCATGGGGAGGAGGAAGCTTCCACGTGGCAGGGAATGGAGGCCCTGAGAGGCTCGAGGCTTGGGAGGATGTGGGCTGCCTGAGGTTTGCAGGAATTCTGATTTCATCCAGGAGCTGTGTCAGTTCCACTTCCATGCAGGTAAAATTCCTCTCCCAGTGCCAAggttatatttattatttaggaGGTTACATTTATTATGCCCATGGGACAGGGTTTTATCCCACTCTGGGGGTTGtcagctctgaggagcagccaAGCCAAGAGATTCTTAAGGAAAGCAGCACTCCAGAGTAGCTTATTTTTGTCaagaaaaaaggtgaaaattcaTGGAACTGCTTGGGAATCTGCTCATGTCCCAGCTGTTGTGGTTGGCTTTGGGAGCTCTGACATCgctcttctctctctgttttcattCCAGGCTACTGGGCAGCCATATGAACAATATGCAAAGATGATATTTATGGAGCTAAACGATGCCTGGTCAGAATTTGAAAACCAAGGACAAAAACCCTTGTATTAGGTACTTTCTCAGCCTCCACTCCAGACCCGTGCTAGTGCTTATTTAGTCTCTTGTCACAAATGTCACAGATCAACCAAACTCTGGCTGGAAATTCAGAAGTTTCAGAAAACTAAGAGCCTAATACTTATCATGAAGAACACGAGAAAGGTTTCCTAGTGCTTGTCTCCAGAATCCTGAGCTCAGAGGAACTCTGGCCAGCTGGCTCACCCTACCAGAGCCACAGGGTTACAGTTTCTGGTaacttttctatttcagtttggATTCCAATGGGACAAGAGAGAACACATACTGGGAAAAGGTGGAATTGGTCTGTCTCCAACGAAGTGTAGCTGGTGaatttcctacttttttttttggtgtggtgtGATATGGCAACACTTCAGTTGAGTTCAACAACTGCTGGTGAGGCCCAAATTTcaatgtacattttatttttcctgggtttGGATTGAATTATCCAGTTGAAGTGCTCAGCTGTGGTTTAGGCACACTCCTAACAGTCACCATCTGCTGCTTAATTGCTCATCTAGTGTAGTCTGGCTGAAAAGAGCCAAAGCTGGATCCCTGGTTGGGTCAGtgaggcagctgcctgctgcttttgcaTTAATGCTGAGCTTCCCCTCACGGTCCCACAGTGAAACGTGCAGGCAGAATTCCTCAGCAAGAGCTTCAGGAAGCAAGCAACGAGCCCTCAATTCCACAGCCCCTTGCTGGGTTTGTTTAGCAGCAGTTTTGGGGGAAAGGGTGAATCCACCTTGTCCAAGTGAGGAATGAGCACGTGCTGCATTTCCCATGGTCCTCAGTAGCAGCTTGAAACCATCAAACTTAAAACATCAAACCAACAACTTAAAATTCTGCTGGGAAGGTTTAGAAACTTCCCAGTTTCTGGGTAACATTTCCCTTCCTGAGGATTCAGAACTTCTTCCCAGCCCACTTGTATCACCTTTATGCCTTCATCAGCTCCAGAGCACTTGGCCAAGGCTCTTGGCAGGCTGAAACCTGTTGcaacttcatttttcagatcGTGGTGTACGAGCTGTCACACAGGCATCCACAGACCAGGTCTGATTTCTGAGGTCACTCCAGTGCAAATTGATTATCTTAGAAGTTTCTATTGGACCAAAGCAATAACATCACAAGGAAATCTCTCTGTTGCTGAAGCTGAAGCAGCTTTCCTAGCTCAAAAGAAATTCAAACTTCACCCCAAATTCCGGTGTTTTTCTGTAGAGTAACTAAAGCTAGCAGTTTCTTTACCAACACCTATCTGTATTTGAGGGATACTCAGAAGATGGGCAGGAAATAATGTGTATTTACTGCCTCAGGAACAGGTTGCTATCAGACGTGAGTCTTTAAGGCTGGTGGTTTTCAAGACAATCCACTACTTGTTGCACTTACATTTTCAAGTGGCAAAGCTATTACTGCAAAGACAGTGTGTCAAAGTACATGGCTTTCTGTATAAAACTCATCCTTTTGTTGTACTGGTCCATTATTTACTGCCATTAACTGAAAATGTGAAACCAACACATAGGTCTCCTTTTATATAAAAGACCTTAAGATAATAGTAACAAACTGGatgttatttattaatgttttgaTCCAGTACGTGCTTGTCTTATTTAAAGAGATAACTGGAATGTGAATCATGTTCCTGTGATTTGTTGGTTTATTGTTTCTCATTGACATTTGTAGATATTGTGACCTATGCCAATATAATAAAAAGGATCTCATTACTATAACGtactttttttaatgatgaaaaCCTCATTAGCTTTGTATCGAGTTTGTCACGGCACATAACTCTGGATACTCATCCATTCACAAAATACAAATCCATCATTAaactttaccaaaaaaaaaaaaaccaacaaacccaccCCTCTACCCCACTTTAAGCTTTGATTACTTCCATCCCTCATGTTTTTATGGATGCATGAAAGTATTAGGACGTATGTATATCCAAATAGttaactaaaaaaaccccattcttGTCATATCTGGTAGTGACAGAGGTTATCAATGTTCAGGTTTACTGTTTGActaaattattgtaatttttgtAAATACGGTATATACTCGATGAAATTGTGACTGGTCTAAAACATTTGTATATACATTAAAAAGCTCAAATTAACATATTCATCTATCTTTTGTGCTTGTGACCACGAGGTTCAAGTCCTACATCTGCTCCTGTGTGTGAGGGGTGATGAGCCCTGGCTGGGTCACTTTTATCATTATCCACAGGTTGCCATTCCAGGTGCTTTTCCCAAATTATTTGGAAACAACTCGGCATTGCTGTTCTTAGGCTACTGCCTTCAGAGACCCACAGCCAAAGAAGTCAGCAAACATaacatttttcaatatttttttgaagCAGTTAGTGGATTAAGCCTGTTTTAATAAGCCTTCTGgctcaaaattatttaaaataatgaaaaatggggggaaaataCGTAtcagggaagagctgaggaGGTATCTGAAGGTATCTGGGGAGGGTTACTGAAAAGGTTGTGCAAAATctctaaaatgcttttcttggGACAAAAATGCTGTTGTTGGGTCAAAAAGGTTGTTTTTGAGGAAAAACGCGAAAGGTTCTTGGGGCAAAAAGGCCATCGCTGAATTAAAAAGGCCATTGTGGAAACAAAGAGGCTTCTCTTGCGTCAAAAATGGGAGCTCCAAAGCGTCATCTCAAAAATCCAGGGCTTGAAAAACACGGCTCTAAAAAAAGCTGTGCCTTTCTTAGTGTGGATTAGCAGAAAGGTGGATGATGTAGGTCCTGAGGTGGCCCTGCTTGAGGCAAACGGGGCCCGGCTCCATTTTTTGGGGTGAAAACAGCGCTTTTCAGGAGTACCCAGAAAGCAGCAGCGCCTGAGGGGCGGGAGCTCTTCAAAGCGTGTTTGTGGATTCAAATCGCGGCTGCGCACAGAGAGACGTTTCTTACGCACAGCTATGAATttaacacacacatatacattTATTACCCCTATAGAGAGGTTATATATCCAACCGCACCCGTTTATTTGCGAGGGTTACGTGCTTTAAACCCCACCCGGGCGCCGTCCCCTCAGGACGCCCCGCCCCCTGTCGCTGTCCCCTCGCGGCGCCCCGCCCCCTGTCGCTGTCCCCTCAGGACGCCCCGCCCCCTGCGCGAGCGCGGGCGTGGCGGGAAAAGGCGCTCCCGCCCGCTGCCCACCCTTTTAAAGACTCGGTCACGTGACGCGGGGAAAAggggggggctggggggggcCGGAAGGAGGAAGTCGCGCGGTGCCAACGGAGCCCGGACATGGCGGGCGTGAAAGGTACCGGGGGCTCGCCGTGAGGGAGCGCTCCCCGGGCAGCGCCTCAGCGCGGGGGAGAGCGGCCGGGATCGGCGGGGAGGGATGCCCGGCAGCGGGGGAGGTGGTACCCGGCCCTCGCTGAGGGATGCCCGGCCCCCGGTGAGGCGGTTGCCGGTGCCCCGGGAGGGATGCCCGGTGTGGCGGCCCCGCCTCACCGCCCGGCCTGTGCCGTTGCAGCTCTCGTGGCCCTGTCCTTCAGCGGAGCCATCGGGCTGACGTTCCTCATGCTGGGCTGCGCCCTGGAGTACTACGGGTGAGCGGGCCGGCGCCCTTCCCAAAGCTTGTCCTGTTTAAAATCCATTAATGAAGGCGTTGCTCTCGTTTAATGGAGCTGTTgggctcctcctgcagcccccaccgCGCTCAGGCTCTCGGCACGTGGCAGTTTGTTGTGATTAAACATCACTTCCTTGGGCGGTATTtgcatttccattaaaataaaaagactgcaggcagctctgtgctgcctcaggAAAAGCGGTGCCACCTTGCTAAAGTGCCTATTTTAATCTCACACAAGCATTTCCATTGATTTCCTGTTGGCTTGAACAATCCTCCTCCCACAAGTTTCCATTTGGGATGTccccacccatggcaggggctggaactgggtgAGCTCTGGGTTCCCTTCCAGCCCGAACTCTTCTGTAATTCCCTCATTTTGTGTCTGTAAcgttttaaaaattcagaggaGGCTCGTAAGAGCTCTGACACAGGGATGAGATGCAAGGGCGTGCCTGCTTTATCCCTGGAATTTGGGaaagctgctcctggcctgttccagtgcatttcctgctccctctgtgGTCAGAGTTAAATCAGCAAAATGATTCAAAATGATTCAAAACCAAATTCAAAGccaaagtaaaagaaattaacacTTGCTCATGTGAGAGGGTGCATGCTGCTCTATCAGTGCAGGCACAGCGAGGTGGAATTGCCCCATTCTGGGTGGATTAATCCACTTTTCAAGCCAAAAAGTAGGATTAGGAGTATTGCACCAACTTTCTGACTGAAGTATCTGTTTTAACTGCtgatgcatttctttttccccccctctccccAGTGTGTACTGGCCCCTGTTTGTGTTAATATTTTACTTCATCTGCCCCATTCCCCACTTCATTGCCAAGAGAGTGGGTGATGACAGTGatgcagccagcagtgcctgcagggagctggccTATTTCTTCACCACAGGAATTGTTGTCTCTGCCTTTGGATTTCCTATCATCCTTGCACGGGTGGAAGCAGTAAGTCCTCACTAGTTTTTATTCTCAGACATCACTCACTGAGTGTCATCTTCAATCCTGCTTTTGTTTCGTTATTGTGGAAATGATCTgctgaaatttccatttttgatCTGAACTAAAGAGCTCAATGTGACTGAAAAGTTTCTAGCTGGTTTTGTCTCCCCCTCCAGCCTTGTTTTGGTCCAACAAGAGATAATatctcctcctccacctcaTGCCTCTCTGTCTCATGACCCTTTTGCATCACTTCTTGCTCCAgcttccttgtttttctcttggaatGACTGCTTTCTCCATTGAGGATGCTGCAGACTTGGGGACTGGGGAATGTTAGGAGCTAAAAGATAAAAGGCCAAGCTTCCAGAGCTGCCCTTGTGGCTCTTAAAGCATTTCCCAAGCTTTGGTCCCTCAAAACCTGAGGAAACTCTGCCTGAgttccctcttttctttctgaactcTTCTCTGGTGGTGAGATTTTGGTCACATTTGTCTGAAAGGCAAAGAATTTCCCCTGTCTCATTTCCCCACCACCCAGTGATGTTTTACTGAGTCCTGCTGGATTTCCCCTTTGCTTTCAGTCCTTTAAATTTTGTGTACTTGCTCTGAATTTATTTGTAATGCCCAATTCccctgatatttttattttggagttgtggcctggcagcagcagaacaacCACGAGAGGGAACTCTCAGTCATGTATTTAAAGAGTAAATGTtgcttatttaattaaattacttgTGCAGCTcgttaggaaaaaaaaacctgttcacTTTAAATCCATGTTTTCCATGCCTGTTACTTATTTGAAAGGAGAACTTTTGATTTTGTTGCATGGCAATGAAAGGAGAGCATGAATTTCACCAGATTTCTCTCTGATTTAGGTGTGTTTTAATGATTTGTAAGGCAAGTcatcattttcttctaaatcctAGCAGTAGCTTGGCTGAAGTGTTTATTAGTGATACGAGTGGCTGCTAATTGAATAATTAGTCACAcaaattgaattatttattgtttgccttttctgcttttagcCTCTTTCtgtagtatttttatttttattttttgtagtgTTTTAGCTGATCTAATGCCTAGAATTAACTGCCCTGAGCATCTCTTCCAAGAACTGCTTTGATTGTTCCATTTCTTGCATTTCAGATCAAATGGGGAGCCTGTGGCCTGGTGCTGGCTGGCAATGCAGTCATTTTCCTTACTATTTTAGgctttttccttgtgtttggCAGAGGAGATGACTTTAGCTGGGAGCAGTGGTAGGAGCTCACTGTGGTGCTGgtaatttggaatattttacagctttttttccccctcctgttCTGTGTGTATGTACAGATATTATAACGTGTGTGGTATGTTATAAAATTCATGTGGCTTTACATTATCACgtaataatttgctttttgaaatgTACTTCAGCCAAAGGGACAGTGCTGACAGTTGGCTTTGAAGTAGTCACTGAAATCTGGGATTATTATGAATTTATCCTTGAAGAAGTTTACAAAACATAAGTGGATTTACCCattaatttttggtttaattGCAATGTCATTGAGCCATTGGTCACTATTCCTGTTGGGTTTTTAACCATATAATCAaggaataatataaaaattatctttattgGGATTGCTCAACTTGTTCAATCTTTCTGCTTTAATTGGGATGATTAGGttataatttcatttacatCTCATTAATTgtaatttgagaaaaaattgtaatttttcttaatgataTAAAGCCAAACATAAGTGATGTCAACTTTTATTGCctaatgaaagcaaaagaaaagaacccTGGTTAAAAACCCTTCCACTTATGTTTGTTTAAAGATCATTTTTCTCTCCACAGAGATATTTTCTGTCCctattcagtttaaaaattgtGTCTGTATTTGGggaataatatattttaatgcatcTTAAAGCTGACAGGACTTCTGTGGAGGTTCACAAAAGGAGAAACTACCCTCAGGACACTTAAAATCACAATTTAGTGCTcagctctgtatttttatgGGTGTGAATTGCACCCAGAGTGTTCTGCTGGGTAGGATTTCTTGTTTCCTCCttgcttttaaaacttcttcaactcctatttttatttttttttaaatctgtaataAGGTTGTTATTACATTAAAACACTATATTTTCAAATAGCATTATCCTATTAAATGTTCACATAATCACActtgagaaaatacatttttattactttagTTTTGTAAGAACAGAGGGAAAGGTCAGTAATTAATGACATGAGCGCTCTGAAATGgggacagaaataattttgtggtCCCCA carries:
- the LEPROT gene encoding leptin receptor gene-related protein, which gives rise to MAGVKALVALSFSGAIGLTFLMLGCALEYYGVYWPLFVLIFYFICPIPHFIAKRVGDDSDAASSACRELAYFFTTGIVVSAFGFPIILARVEAIKWGACGLVLAGNAVIFLTILGFFLVFGRGDDFSWEQW